A single region of the Ancylobacter novellus DSM 506 genome encodes:
- a CDS encoding VOC family protein: MKYLHTMVRVTDIDASLDFYCNKLGLVELRRREDSKGRYTLVFLAAPGQERVAELELTFNWDPEAYGEGRNFGHLAYEVDDIYATCQKLMDGGVTINRPPRDGRMAFVRSPDNISIELLQKGGALEPQEPWASMPNTGKW; encoded by the coding sequence ATGAAATATCTTCACACCATGGTCCGCGTCACCGACATCGACGCCTCGCTGGATTTCTACTGCAACAAGCTGGGGCTGGTGGAGCTCCGTCGCCGGGAAGATTCGAAGGGCCGCTATACGCTGGTTTTCCTGGCGGCGCCCGGCCAGGAACGCGTCGCCGAGCTCGAGCTAACTTTCAACTGGGACCCGGAAGCCTATGGCGAAGGCCGCAATTTCGGCCATCTCGCCTATGAGGTCGACGACATCTACGCCACCTGTCAGAAGCTGATGGATGGCGGCGTCACCATCAACCGCCCGCCGCGCGACGGGCGCATGGCCTTCGTGCGCTCGCCGGACAACATCTCCATCGAGCTTCTGCAGAAGGGCGGCGCGCTGGAGCCGCAGGAGCCCTGGGCCTCGATGCCGAACACCGGCAAGTGGTGA
- a CDS encoding SIR2 family NAD-dependent protein deacylase has translation MTTGDDIKAACADLADILAGMRRGVAFTGAGISTECGIPDFRSPGGLWTRNRPIDFESFRSNRQMRDEAWRRRFEMEAAFGGAQPGRGHKALARLLGEGRLAGIVTQNIDGLHQASGVPEEHLVELHGNSTYATCLDCGTRYELGWVRQRFEASGGTAPDCPDCEGPIKTATISFGQPMPAQAMTRAGTLTAACDVFLAIGSSLVVWPAAGFPVQAKRGGARLIIINREPTELDDIADLVIHADIGDVFEAVGQA, from the coding sequence ATGACGACGGGCGATGACATCAAGGCGGCATGCGCGGATCTTGCCGACATCCTCGCCGGTATGCGCCGGGGCGTGGCCTTCACCGGCGCCGGCATCTCCACCGAATGCGGCATCCCCGATTTCCGCTCGCCAGGCGGCCTGTGGACGCGCAACAGGCCGATCGACTTCGAGAGCTTCCGCTCAAACCGACAGATGCGCGACGAGGCGTGGCGGCGGCGCTTCGAGATGGAGGCGGCCTTCGGCGGCGCGCAGCCGGGGCGCGGGCACAAGGCGCTGGCGCGGCTGCTCGGGGAAGGGCGGCTCGCCGGCATCGTGACGCAGAACATTGACGGGCTGCACCAGGCTTCCGGGGTACCGGAGGAGCATCTCGTTGAGCTGCACGGCAACAGCACCTATGCGACCTGTCTCGACTGCGGCACGCGCTACGAGCTCGGCTGGGTGCGGCAGCGCTTCGAAGCTTCGGGCGGTACGGCGCCCGATTGCCCGGACTGCGAGGGGCCGATCAAGACCGCCACCATCTCCTTCGGTCAGCCCATGCCGGCGCAGGCCATGACGCGGGCCGGTACGCTTACCGCCGCCTGCGATGTCTTCCTCGCCATTGGCTCCTCGCTGGTGGTGTGGCCGGCGGCCGGATTCCCGGTGCAGGCCAAGCGCGGCGGCGCCCGGCTGATCATCATCAACCGCGAGCCGACCGAGCTCGACGACATCGCCGATCTCGTCATCCATGCCGATATCGGCGACGTGTTCGAAGCTGTAGGGCAAGCCTGA
- a CDS encoding cold-shock protein — MVSDGSLPRPGLASRSSLDQDVDVPEGAEGVVQIAGTIKWFDVSKGYGFVVPDGGGSDVLLHVTCLRRGGFNTAQEGARIVCEAVARERGFQALRVLSMDASTALHHSQLPQARTHVSVQPVGGFERAWVKWFNRLRGFGFLSRGEGTEDIFVHMETLRRHGLTELRPGQMVLVRFGPGPKGLMAAEVRPDGASTPSSH; from the coding sequence ATGGTGTCGGACGGTTCTCTGCCACGGCCCGGATTGGCCTCGCGCAGTTCGCTGGATCAGGACGTCGACGTTCCCGAGGGAGCGGAGGGCGTCGTCCAGATCGCCGGCACCATCAAATGGTTCGATGTCTCCAAGGGCTATGGCTTCGTGGTGCCGGATGGCGGCGGCAGCGACGTGCTGCTGCATGTGACCTGCCTGCGCCGCGGCGGTTTCAACACCGCGCAGGAAGGCGCGCGCATCGTCTGCGAGGCGGTGGCGCGCGAGCGCGGCTTCCAGGCGCTACGGGTGCTGTCCATGGACGCCTCGACGGCACTGCACCACTCGCAGCTGCCGCAGGCGCGCACCCATGTGAGCGTGCAGCCGGTCGGCGGCTTCGAGCGTGCTTGGGTCAAGTGGTTCAACCGGCTTCGCGGCTTCGGCTTCCTGTCGCGCGGGGAGGGGACGGAGGACATCTTCGTCCATATGGAGACGCTGCGCCGGCACGGCTTGACGGAGCTGCGGCCCGGCCAGATGGTGCTGGTGCGCTTCGGCCCCGGTCCCAAGGGGCTGATGGCCGCCGAGGTGCGCCCGGACGGCGCCTCGACACCGTCCTCTCACTAG
- a CDS encoding DUF192 domain-containing protein, protein MRIAHLQARSRAGVARMLAAAFALAFLFTALSAQAANFEKLTIDTKAGPVAVNIELAVTPAERAKGLMYRAQLAPDAGMLFDFEVDQPVYMWMKNTYIPLDMLFIRADGRVASIATDTTPLSTETISSGGPVRAVLELPAGTVRARGIAVGDRVRHRLFAGG, encoded by the coding sequence ATGCGTATCGCTCACCTCCAGGCCCGCTCGCGCGCCGGCGTGGCCCGGATGTTGGCCGCGGCCTTCGCGCTGGCCTTCCTGTTCACCGCACTTTCGGCGCAGGCGGCCAATTTCGAGAAGCTGACCATCGACACCAAGGCTGGGCCGGTCGCGGTCAACATCGAACTGGCGGTGACGCCGGCCGAGCGCGCCAAAGGGCTGATGTACCGCGCCCAGCTGGCGCCGGATGCCGGCATGCTGTTCGACTTCGAGGTCGACCAGCCTGTCTATATGTGGATGAAGAACACCTACATCCCGCTCGACATGCTGTTCATCCGCGCCGATGGCCGGGTGGCGAGCATCGCCACCGACACCACTCCGCTGTCGACCGAAACCATTTCATCGGGCGGCCCGGTGCGCGCGGTGCTGGAGCTGCCGGCCGGTACGGTGCGCGCCCGCGGCATCGCGGTCGGCGACCGCGTGAGGCACCGGCTGTTCGCGGGCGGGTAG
- a CDS encoding ETC complex I subunit, translated as MVARIYKPTRNAMQSGTAKTKLWVLDYEPEQPRQVEPLMGYTSSGDMKSQLRLRFDSKEEAIAYAERHGIAYQVQEPQEATRRRMAYADNFSFRRIGQWTH; from the coding sequence ATGGTGGCACGCATCTACAAGCCGACGCGCAACGCCATGCAGTCCGGCACGGCTAAGACCAAGCTCTGGGTGCTCGACTACGAGCCTGAGCAGCCGCGCCAGGTTGAGCCGCTGATGGGCTACACCAGCTCCGGCGACATGAAGAGCCAGCTTCGCCTCCGCTTCGACAGCAAAGAAGAGGCGATCGCCTATGCCGAGCGCCACGGCATCGCCTATCAGGTGCAGGAGCCGCAGGAGGCGACGCGGCGCAGAATGGCCTATGCGGATAATTTCAGCTTCCGCCGCATCGGCCAGTGGACTCACTGA
- a CDS encoding OmpA family protein, giving the protein MFVLAIGGGLAPSLGQSADVRGSSDYPSIGRYDGSRITSYETKRYEELRLPSKAVGRGEKDKPSAWQTEVAGELTSIRYEGPEGRSILEVMRNYEGALKANGFEIRFFCQQKDCAPAGNISAFWTAAKGAVGMPTTWDTSVYLLAERDSTEGKLTVGMLGVESKATGTRPLVPHVAVTIVKGKAMDTGQIKVIEASEMERALAKDGRIAIYGIYFDFDKADIKPESEAQIAQLASLLKSNPQLGVLIVGHTDGHGAFDYNLSLSQRRAQAVANRLTSQHGIAANRTTPAGAGMIAPVASNRTEEGRAKNRRVEIVELVGRPQ; this is encoded by the coding sequence GTGTTCGTGCTTGCAATCGGCGGAGGCCTTGCGCCAAGCCTGGGGCAGTCGGCCGACGTTCGAGGCTCGTCCGACTACCCGTCGATCGGCCGTTATGACGGCTCGCGCATCACCTCCTACGAGACCAAACGCTATGAGGAGCTGAGACTGCCCTCCAAGGCGGTGGGGCGCGGAGAGAAGGACAAGCCGTCGGCATGGCAGACCGAGGTTGCGGGCGAGCTGACCTCCATCCGCTACGAGGGGCCGGAGGGCCGCTCGATCCTCGAGGTCATGCGCAACTACGAGGGGGCGCTGAAGGCGAACGGCTTCGAAATCCGCTTCTTCTGTCAACAGAAGGACTGCGCTCCCGCCGGCAATATCTCGGCCTTCTGGACGGCGGCGAAGGGCGCGGTCGGCATGCCCACCACATGGGACACGTCAGTCTATCTGCTGGCAGAGCGCGACAGCACCGAAGGCAAGCTGACGGTCGGTATGCTCGGCGTCGAGAGCAAGGCCACCGGCACGCGTCCTCTCGTCCCTCACGTCGCGGTCACCATCGTCAAGGGCAAGGCGATGGACACCGGCCAGATCAAGGTCATCGAGGCGAGCGAGATGGAACGCGCGCTGGCGAAGGATGGCCGCATCGCGATCTACGGCATCTACTTCGACTTCGACAAAGCCGACATCAAGCCGGAATCCGAAGCGCAGATCGCGCAGTTGGCCAGCCTCCTGAAGAGCAACCCGCAGCTTGGCGTGCTGATCGTCGGCCATACCGACGGGCATGGCGCCTTCGATTACAATCTTTCGCTGTCGCAGCGCCGCGCCCAGGCGGTGGCGAACCGCCTCACCTCGCAGCACGGCATCGCGGCGAACCGAACGACGCCGGCCGGTGCCGGCATGATCGCTCCGGTCGCCAGCAACCGCACAGAGGAAGGGCGGGCGAAGAACCGGCGCGTCGAGATCGTCGAGTTGGTTGGCCGCCCGCAATGA
- a CDS encoding acetyl-CoA hydrolase/transferase family protein has protein sequence MHRERIRQPSLLDKVVSAEEAAAHIRDGMTVGMSGFTRAGEAKAVPLALAQRAKTEPLKITLITGASLGNDLDKQLAEAHVLARRIPFQSDPALRKAINAGEVMFVDQHLSETVEMLRTRQMGPVDVAVIEAVAITEQGGIIPTTSVGNSASFAILAEKVIVEINLSQPTLLEGLHDIYIPTRRPVRHPIPVVAPENRVGLPFIPVDPGKIAAIVVTSKLDSSSTVLPPDAETRAIAGHLTELLKHEVKLGRLTETLQPLQAGIGTIANAVMHGLIDSPFRNLTMYSEVLQDSTFDLFDAGKLDFASGSSITLSQAKYQAVLPELARYKPKLVLRPQEISNHPEVIRRLGVIAVNTALEFDIYGNINSTHVGGTQMMNGIGGSGDFARNAFLSVFVTKSVAKNGAISSVVPMVSHVDHTEHDVDIVVTEQGLADLRGLAPRERAKLIIANCAHPDYRDALADYHERALARGGHTPHLIEEALGWHAALRERGTMRRG, from the coding sequence ATGCATCGCGAGCGCATCCGCCAGCCGTCGCTTCTGGACAAGGTCGTCAGCGCGGAGGAGGCCGCTGCCCATATCCGCGACGGCATGACGGTGGGGATGAGCGGCTTCACCCGCGCCGGGGAGGCCAAGGCGGTGCCGCTGGCGCTGGCGCAGCGGGCGAAGACCGAGCCGCTGAAGATCACCCTCATCACCGGCGCCTCGCTCGGCAACGACCTCGACAAGCAGCTGGCCGAGGCGCATGTCCTCGCCCGCCGCATCCCGTTCCAGTCCGATCCGGCGCTGCGCAAGGCGATCAATGCCGGCGAGGTGATGTTCGTCGACCAGCACCTCTCCGAGACGGTGGAGATGCTGCGCACCCGCCAGATGGGTCCGGTCGACGTCGCGGTGATCGAGGCCGTGGCGATCACCGAGCAGGGCGGGATCATCCCGACGACGTCGGTGGGCAATTCTGCGAGCTTCGCCATCCTGGCCGAGAAGGTGATCGTCGAGATCAACCTTTCGCAGCCGACCCTGCTCGAGGGCCTTCACGACATCTACATTCCGACCCGCCGGCCGGTGCGCCATCCCATCCCCGTGGTGGCGCCGGAGAACCGCGTCGGCCTGCCCTTCATCCCGGTGGACCCGGGGAAGATCGCCGCCATCGTCGTCACCTCGAAGCTCGATTCCTCCTCCACCGTGCTGCCGCCGGACGCGGAGACGCGGGCGATCGCCGGCCATCTGACCGAGCTGCTCAAGCACGAGGTGAAGCTCGGCCGGCTGACCGAGACGCTGCAGCCGCTGCAGGCGGGCATCGGCACTATCGCCAATGCGGTGATGCACGGGCTGATCGACAGCCCGTTCCGCAACCTCACCATGTATTCCGAGGTGCTGCAGGACTCGACCTTCGACCTGTTCGACGCCGGCAAGCTCGACTTCGCCTCCGGCTCCTCGATCACCCTGTCGCAGGCAAAGTACCAGGCGGTGCTGCCGGAGCTTGCCCGCTACAAGCCGAAGCTGGTGCTGCGCCCGCAGGAGATCAGCAACCACCCGGAGGTCATCCGCCGCCTCGGCGTCATCGCCGTGAACACGGCGCTGGAGTTCGACATCTACGGCAACATCAACTCCACCCATGTCGGCGGCACGCAGATGATGAACGGCATCGGCGGCTCCGGCGACTTCGCCCGCAACGCATTCCTCTCCGTCTTCGTTACCAAGTCGGTCGCCAAGAACGGCGCCATCTCCAGCGTCGTGCCGATGGTGAGCCATGTCGACCACACCGAGCACGACGTCGACATCGTGGTGACGGAGCAGGGGCTGGCGGACCTGCGTGGGCTGGCGCCGCGCGAACGGGCGAAGCTGATCATCGCGAATTGCGCCCATCCCGATTATCGCGACGCGCTCGCCGACTATCACGAACGAGCGCTCGCGCGCGGCGGGCATACGCCGCATCTGATCGAGGAGGCGCTCGGCTGGCACGCGGCGCTGCGCGAGCGCGGCACCATGCGGCGCGGCTGA
- a CDS encoding multicopper oxidase family protein, with protein sequence MNLSRRSLFLAGAGAGLASVTWPATSVRAAAPRVLRLESYQIEIAGRAATRFRVVQPDGTEGLTLDEGDEFDVRVENGLNELSGLHWHGLVEPWRQDGVPYLSAPPIAPGASVDYRFPALPTGTRWMHSHFGLQEQNLLAVPLIIREASAIRSGIQEVVILLEDFSWRSPEEILAGLRNPAPSSGGMSAMPGMAMPNTPMAGMAMSGPDLNDVEYDHFLANRRTLDDPDVVEVEKGSEVRLRIINASASTNFTIDVGPGGGSLLTVDGSPIQPVSVRQVPLATAQRADILVRMPADGSALPILALVEGRDRRAGIVLRPKGASVAKLSETGDQAGPRLTLDFEATLRTAENFAAKPADRTVPIDLTGDMARYAWFMQVHDMIGLPATAERGERVEITMRNTTGMAHPMHLHGHVFQVVAIDGKRFGGAVRDTVLVTPNSTVTIAFDADNPGLWAFHCHNLYHMAVGMFTTLVYRGFA encoded by the coding sequence ATGAACCTTTCGCGTCGTTCGCTTTTCCTCGCCGGTGCCGGGGCGGGCCTCGCCTCTGTGACTTGGCCTGCTACATCGGTGCGCGCCGCCGCGCCGCGCGTGCTGCGGCTGGAGAGCTACCAGATCGAGATCGCCGGCCGGGCGGCGACCCGCTTCCGCGTCGTGCAGCCGGACGGCACGGAGGGCCTGACCCTCGACGAGGGCGACGAATTCGACGTGCGGGTGGAGAACGGTCTCAACGAGCTGTCCGGGCTGCACTGGCACGGGTTGGTCGAGCCGTGGCGGCAGGATGGCGTTCCCTATCTCTCGGCCCCGCCGATTGCGCCGGGCGCGAGCGTGGATTACCGCTTTCCCGCCCTGCCGACCGGCACGCGCTGGATGCACTCGCATTTCGGACTGCAGGAGCAGAACCTGCTAGCCGTACCGCTGATCATCCGCGAGGCGTCGGCGATCCGTTCCGGCATACAGGAGGTGGTCATCCTGCTGGAGGACTTCTCCTGGCGGTCGCCCGAGGAAATCCTGGCCGGGCTCCGCAACCCGGCGCCATCCTCGGGCGGCATGAGCGCGATGCCGGGAATGGCGATGCCGAACACGCCCATGGCCGGGATGGCCATGTCCGGTCCCGACCTGAACGACGTCGAGTATGACCATTTCCTCGCCAACCGGCGCACGCTCGACGATCCCGATGTCGTCGAGGTGGAAAAGGGGAGCGAGGTGCGGCTGCGCATCATCAACGCCTCCGCCTCGACCAATTTCACCATCGATGTCGGCCCCGGTGGCGGGAGCCTTCTGACCGTTGACGGCTCGCCGATCCAGCCGGTAAGCGTGCGGCAGGTGCCGCTCGCCACCGCCCAGCGCGCCGATATCCTCGTGCGCATGCCAGCGGATGGCTCCGCGCTGCCGATCCTCGCGCTGGTCGAGGGCCGCGACCGCCGGGCCGGAATCGTGCTGCGGCCGAAAGGCGCTTCGGTCGCCAAGCTCAGCGAGACGGGGGATCAGGCTGGACCGCGGCTCACGCTCGACTTCGAGGCTACGCTGCGCACCGCTGAGAATTTCGCCGCAAAGCCCGCCGACCGCACCGTCCCCATCGACCTGACCGGCGACATGGCGCGCTATGCCTGGTTCATGCAGGTACACGACATGATCGGTCTGCCGGCGACGGCCGAGCGCGGCGAGCGGGTCGAGATCACCATGCGCAACACGACCGGCATGGCGCATCCCATGCACCTGCATGGCCATGTGTTCCAGGTGGTCGCCATTGATGGAAAGAGATTCGGCGGCGCGGTGCGCGACACCGTGCTGGTGACGCCCAACAGCACCGTCACCATCGCCTTCGACGCCGACAATCCCGGCCTGTGGGCGTTCCACTGCCACAATCTCTATCACATGGCCGTGGGCATGTTCACGACGCTGGTCTACCGCGGATTCGCGTAG
- a CDS encoding nucleoside 2-deoxyribosyltransferase — protein sequence MSRPLRLYLAGPEVFRPDAAAEGERLAALCREAGAEGLFPLHADGVDIRQACIDMIEEADALVANISPFRGIHMDPGTAFEVGYAEARGKPVFLWSDDLRSLVERVPAGADGRDREGNLVEDGDRPENLMIVDGRRVWRTPEEAIAEAITALAFTMKNRELQRMARSYVMLALAVSLFVALAAGFLVNRLVGW from the coding sequence ATGTCCCGCCCGCTTCGCCTTTATCTCGCCGGACCCGAGGTGTTCCGGCCGGACGCCGCCGCCGAGGGCGAGCGGCTGGCGGCGCTGTGCCGCGAGGCCGGCGCGGAGGGCCTGTTTCCGCTGCATGCGGACGGCGTTGACATCAGGCAGGCCTGCATCGACATGATCGAGGAGGCCGACGCGCTCGTCGCCAACATCTCGCCCTTCCGCGGCATCCACATGGACCCCGGCACCGCCTTCGAGGTCGGCTATGCGGAAGCGCGTGGCAAGCCGGTGTTCCTGTGGTCGGACGATCTGCGGTCGCTGGTCGAGCGCGTCCCGGCCGGTGCCGATGGCCGTGACAGGGAAGGCAACCTCGTCGAGGACGGCGACCGGCCGGAGAACCTGATGATCGTCGATGGCCGCCGTGTCTGGAGGACGCCGGAGGAGGCGATTGCCGAGGCGATCACTGCGCTTGCCTTCACGATGAAGAATCGCGAGCTGCAGCGCATGGCGCGCTCATATGTCATGCTGGCGCTGGCGGTGAGCCTGTTCGTGGCTCTCGCCGCCGGTTTCCTCGTCAACCGGCTGGTTGGCTGGTAG